The following are encoded together in the Halorubrum lacusprofundi ATCC 49239 genome:
- a CDS encoding Fic family protein, whose protein sequence is MHDRLLSGVRGGEADPGELRTTQNFIGSTPYIQDARYVPPPPNEIPDLLEDLLEYANQDTDLHPLLRIGLIHYQFETIHPFLDGNGRLGRLLISLLLQRDGLLPEPYLYLSSYFNARRSEYVDQLLAVSQRGDWEEWLLFFLRGVQSQADEAHQRANLVVDLREDYQQRYQSEWSENILELVMRLFEDPYLDVNTAADWLDVEYSTANRLVTQLEDDGILEELTGKERNRFYRASEVFEIINKPINQL, encoded by the coding sequence ATGCACGACCGATTGCTTTCGGGTGTTCGTGGGGGTGAGGCAGACCCAGGGGAACTCCGCACGACCCAGAACTTCATCGGCAGTACGCCATACATTCAGGACGCCAGGTACGTGCCGCCACCACCGAACGAGATTCCGGACCTTCTCGAAGACTTACTTGAATATGCGAACCAGGATACTGACCTCCATCCGCTCCTTCGAATCGGGCTGATTCACTATCAGTTCGAGACGATTCACCCGTTTCTTGATGGGAATGGACGGCTCGGGCGGCTGTTGATCAGCCTCCTCTTGCAGCGCGACGGTCTCTTGCCCGAACCATATCTCTACCTAAGTTCGTATTTCAATGCACGACGGTCAGAATACGTCGATCAGCTCTTGGCAGTCAGCCAGCGCGGGGACTGGGAAGAATGGCTCCTGTTCTTCTTACGGGGTGTGCAGTCGCAGGCAGATGAGGCCCATCAGCGTGCGAACTTGGTGGTCGACCTCCGAGAAGACTATCAACAGCGCTACCAGAGCGAGTGGTCGGAGAATATCCTCGAACTAGTCATGCGACTCTTCGAGGACCCGTATCTCGACGTGAACACAGCAGCCGACTGGTTAGATGTCGAATACAGTACGGCGAATCGGCTAGTTACGCAACTCGAGGATGATGGGATACTCGAAGAACTCACCGGGAAAGAGCGCAATCGGTTCTATCGGGCGAGCGAAGTCTTCGAGATAATCAACAAGCCGATCAACCAACTCTAG
- the arsA gene encoding arsenical pump-driving ATPase: protein MDTNTIPRDLVEPSDDDTEFVFFSGKGGVGKSTVSCATATWLADNDYETLLVTTDPAPNLSDIFDQVIGHEVTEIEGIENLSAIEIDPDTAAEEYRQETIEPMRQLLGDDEIETVEEQLNSPCVEEIAAFDNFVDFMDSPEYDVVVFDTAPTGHTIRLMELPSDWNAELEKGGSTCIGPAASMEDKKVQYERAIDTLQDTEQTTFAFVGKPEDSSIDEVERSAGDLAELGIESQLLILNGYLPESVCEDPFFEGKREDEQAVIERAREEFDADATGTYPLQPGEITGLDLLSDVAGVLYDGAEATVDVGSATDIETDQSVDVEALADPASVADRVTPSDDETRYLFFTGKGGVGKSTIAAASATKLAEAGYETLVVTTDPAAHLEDIFGEPVGHDPTSVSQANLDAARIDQEKALEEYRTQVLDHVTEMYEDKEDTEIDVEAAIANVEEELESPCAEEMAALEKFVSYFQQDGYDVVVFDTAPTGHTLRLLELPSDWKGFMDLGSLTKGAAPAKGDQYDEVIETMQDPERSSFAFVMYPEYTPMMEAYRAAEDLNDQVGIETAFVVANYLLPEEYGDNAFFANRRAQQEKYLGEIKDRFETPLMCAPLRRDEPIGLEELSAFGDEITGLSEISKEEVTIQ from the coding sequence ATGGACACGAATACGATACCTCGAGACCTCGTCGAACCGAGCGATGACGACACCGAGTTCGTCTTCTTCAGCGGGAAAGGCGGCGTCGGCAAGAGTACCGTCAGCTGCGCGACTGCGACGTGGCTCGCCGACAACGATTACGAGACGCTGCTCGTGACGACCGACCCCGCACCGAACCTCTCGGATATCTTCGACCAGGTAATCGGCCACGAGGTGACCGAAATCGAGGGAATCGAGAACCTCTCCGCGATCGAGATCGACCCGGACACGGCCGCCGAGGAGTACCGACAGGAGACCATCGAACCGATGCGCCAACTGCTCGGCGACGACGAGATCGAAACCGTCGAAGAGCAGCTTAACAGCCCCTGCGTCGAGGAGATCGCGGCCTTCGACAACTTCGTCGACTTCATGGACAGTCCGGAGTACGACGTGGTGGTCTTCGATACCGCCCCGACCGGCCACACCATCCGTCTGATGGAGTTGCCCTCCGACTGGAACGCCGAACTCGAGAAGGGCGGCTCGACGTGCATCGGCCCCGCCGCCTCGATGGAGGACAAGAAGGTCCAGTACGAGCGCGCAATCGACACGCTCCAGGACACCGAGCAGACGACGTTTGCGTTCGTCGGCAAGCCCGAGGACTCCTCGATCGACGAGGTCGAACGGAGCGCGGGCGACCTCGCCGAACTCGGCATCGAATCGCAATTGCTGATACTCAACGGCTACCTGCCCGAGTCGGTGTGTGAAGACCCCTTCTTCGAGGGGAAACGCGAGGACGAACAGGCCGTCATCGAGCGCGCCCGCGAAGAGTTCGACGCCGATGCGACCGGGACGTACCCGCTCCAGCCCGGCGAGATCACCGGGCTCGACCTGCTGTCCGACGTCGCCGGCGTCCTCTACGACGGCGCGGAAGCGACCGTCGACGTCGGCTCGGCAACGGATATCGAGACCGACCAGTCGGTCGACGTCGAGGCGCTGGCCGATCCGGCATCGGTCGCCGACCGAGTGACGCCGAGCGACGACGAGACGCGGTATCTGTTCTTCACCGGGAAAGGCGGCGTCGGCAAGAGCACCATCGCCGCGGCCTCGGCGACGAAGCTCGCGGAGGCGGGCTACGAGACGCTCGTCGTGACGACGGACCCGGCGGCCCACCTCGAGGACATCTTCGGCGAGCCGGTCGGCCACGACCCGACGTCGGTGAGTCAGGCGAACCTCGACGCGGCCCGGATCGACCAGGAAAAGGCTCTCGAGGAGTACCGCACGCAGGTCCTCGATCACGTCACCGAGATGTACGAGGACAAGGAGGACACGGAGATCGACGTCGAGGCCGCCATCGCGAACGTCGAGGAGGAGTTGGAGTCGCCGTGTGCCGAGGAGATGGCGGCCCTCGAGAAGTTCGTCAGCTACTTCCAGCAAGACGGCTACGACGTGGTGGTCTTCGACACCGCGCCGACCGGCCACACGCTCCGCTTGCTGGAGCTACCCTCCGACTGGAAGGGATTCATGGACCTGGGCTCGCTGACCAAGGGAGCGGCTCCCGCGAAAGGCGACCAGTACGACGAGGTCATCGAGACGATGCAGGACCCCGAGCGGAGCTCGTTCGCGTTCGTCATGTATCCGGAGTACACGCCGATGATGGAAGCGTACCGGGCAGCCGAGGACCTCAACGACCAGGTCGGTATCGAGACGGCGTTCGTCGTCGCGAACTACCTGCTGCCCGAAGAGTACGGCGACAACGCCTTCTTCGCGAATCGCCGGGCGCAACAGGAGAAATATCTCGGCGAGATCAAGGACCGCTTCGAGACGCCTTTGATGTGCGCGCCCCTGCGCCGTGACGAACCGATCGGACTCGAAGAGCTGAGCGCCTTCGGCGACGAGATCACGGGTCTGTCCGAGATCAGCAAGGAAGAGGTGACCATCCAATGA
- the arsB gene encoding ACR3 family arsenite efflux transporter, producing the protein MSDLEHEHGPNCDCPDCGDPRSMDFLDKYLTVWIFGAMAIGVGLGYVAPSVTQPIQDLHLVEIGLILMMYPPLAKVNYGQLPRVFAQWRVLGLSLLQNWLIGPTLMVTLALIFFGGVVPGLPARPEFFLGLVFIGMARCIAMVLVWNDLAEGSSEYAAGLVAFNSVFQIVTYGVYITFFALFLPEVLGLETLTAGIAEFNITVMQVFEAIAIFLGIPFAAGILSRFVGTRTKGVEWYDETFVPTIDPMTLIALLFTVIVMFAMQGERIVGEPTDVLLVAVPLTIYFVVMFFVSFGMGHRIGADYSTTTAIGFTAASNNFELAIAVAVAVFGVGSGVAFTTVIGPLIEVPVLLALVYAALWLQRNIDWRGHTTGQLDGTKPESNIDRDSDPVPEDD; encoded by the coding sequence ATGAGTGACCTCGAACACGAACACGGCCCGAACTGTGACTGTCCGGACTGCGGGGACCCCCGCTCGATGGACTTCCTGGACAAGTACCTCACCGTCTGGATCTTTGGCGCGATGGCCATCGGCGTCGGCCTCGGGTACGTCGCCCCGTCGGTGACACAGCCGATCCAGGACCTTCACCTCGTCGAGATCGGGCTCATCCTGATGATGTACCCGCCGCTGGCGAAGGTCAACTACGGCCAGCTGCCGCGGGTGTTCGCCCAGTGGCGCGTGCTCGGATTGAGCTTGCTCCAGAACTGGCTGATCGGCCCGACGTTGATGGTCACACTCGCCCTGATCTTCTTCGGCGGGGTCGTCCCCGGCCTGCCGGCCCGCCCGGAGTTCTTCCTCGGGCTGGTGTTCATCGGGATGGCGCGGTGTATCGCCATGGTCCTGGTCTGGAACGACCTCGCAGAGGGGTCGAGCGAGTACGCCGCTGGCCTGGTCGCGTTCAACAGCGTCTTCCAGATCGTGACTTACGGGGTGTACATCACCTTCTTCGCCCTCTTCCTTCCCGAGGTGCTGGGGCTGGAGACGCTGACAGCCGGTATCGCCGAGTTCAACATCACCGTCATGCAGGTGTTCGAGGCGATCGCGATCTTCCTCGGAATCCCCTTTGCAGCCGGTATCCTCTCCCGGTTTGTCGGGACGCGTACCAAGGGCGTCGAGTGGTACGATGAGACGTTCGTCCCGACCATCGATCCGATGACCCTGATCGCACTCCTCTTTACGGTGATCGTCATGTTCGCGATGCAGGGCGAGCGCATCGTCGGCGAGCCCACTGACGTGCTTCTGGTCGCGGTCCCGTTGACGATCTACTTCGTGGTGATGTTCTTCGTGAGCTTCGGGATGGGTCACCGGATCGGCGCGGACTACTCGACGACGACGGCGATCGGCTTCACCGCGGCCTCGAACAACTTCGAGCTCGCGATCGCCGTTGCGGTCGCCGTCTTCGGCGTTGGATCCGGCGTCGCCTTCACGACCGTCATCGGGCCGCTGATCGAAGTGCCGGTGTTGCTCGCGCTGGTGTACGCCGCACTGTGGCTGCAACGAAACATCGACTGGCGGGGCCACACCACGGGACAGCTAGATGGCACGAAGCCCGAGAGCAACATCGATCGCGACTCGGACCCGGTTCCGGAGGACGACTGA
- a CDS encoding Eco57I restriction-modification methylase domain-containing protein, whose protein sequence is MITDFLESRSGRPWNYDRDGDNFEFYQGNGSSALEVVVVDHDERPTKGFLQKTYTDRRGGRVNPVLVVALYDNYAGLCGPSGEEPPVYRDVDRGQADRVCDTALDESNRHAAQRFLTEMLPQLDEELTGLRNQGLLSTHELKVGVPERDDWEDATNRAQQAIDDDPREMIKGLNYDIEHLTDQSSVLKDTSDGHERAVAMFLQEDESFDHTQERFVGQSPVAYALNEADKRNLEYVIGSSGDTLRLYTTNPDAGFGSRGRTDTYVEVNTSLLADEKAAYLWLLFSANALREDGTLHDIMERSKDYAAALGERLRERIYDDVVPDLAEAIARARDIDDPTKEQLDETYEMTLVLLYRLLFIAYAEDEEFLPRRRNERYDRNSLKQKAHDLHDFIEDDGDFDAGFYDHWDDVMHLSRAVHRGHDELGLPAYEGTLLSEDPDISQAGAKLADIRLDNADFGPVLANLLIDETGDGYQGPVDFRNIGVRDFGVVYEGLLESELSLAEQPLTIDNEGHYVPVDIDGQQTLGDDHEDIVVEEGEVYLHGQSGERKATGTYYTKSRFVEHLLDHSLEPALDDHLERIDWLREEEGEHAAADAFFDLRVSDIAMGSGHFLVGAVDRIESRLYAYLTEKPLSPVEDELDNLEDAALDAFEDEEYAPPVERGQLLRRQVARRCIYGVDINPLSTELARLSIWVHTFVPGLPLTFLDYNLVTGDSLAGIGTLDEVTDILDIEQSSLGMFAGGQSIMNDIRDDIEQLGSFADASAEQVQEARKTRVEIEKNLGQVRARFDILAASRIDDEINTDPVSDTGIDVRDHESYERAKDVLESTNPLHFPASFPEVFDGDDSGFDVIVGNPPWEQAKIERDEFWRRHYPGLSGLDKNEREEKITELETKRPDLALQLEEERRAQRQRSQILTNGPYPDMGRGDPDLYQGFSWRFWRLISDSGYLGVVLPRAAFISPGAETLRYEILEKGNVTDLTFLKNEREWVFDNVEPRYTVALFTLQKEQITDGEVPIRGPYTDPESYNEGLKEGPTWFPREEAKAWAGSAKFPLLPPAKYSGPAFKQLTTAPGLSSEQESWRGVPYREDIAHKKPSGEDVETDPEEVPDSFWPVFKGASINPPNQELWVNDTGKRYAWVDSEAGKSHLQQKRENAYPYSNSPMSEMPEKWVMDKSTLPCLFPRVAVRKVARNDDQRTLRPALIPPQVFLNNTLIYFLWPEGEPEDEAYLLGVLNTILADWYARRFVETHLTFQVIKTFPIPRPGRDDPLRERVVELSGRLAAVDERYADWADENDVEVGSLDEEVQQDKIYELDAVVAHLYGLSREHVEVIFETFHVGWDHQERLDRVLDYYVSWADKLDLDHANREEDRQGGTRNDD, encoded by the coding sequence ATGATCACTGACTTTCTCGAATCTCGCTCTGGTCGTCCCTGGAACTACGATCGGGACGGAGACAATTTTGAATTTTACCAAGGAAATGGGTCGAGTGCATTGGAGGTTGTCGTCGTTGATCACGATGAACGACCGACCAAAGGTTTTCTCCAGAAGACGTACACAGATCGGCGTGGTGGGCGAGTAAACCCCGTTCTCGTTGTTGCGCTTTATGACAATTATGCCGGGCTATGCGGTCCCAGCGGGGAAGAGCCGCCCGTCTATCGGGATGTCGACCGGGGACAAGCAGATCGTGTCTGTGATACCGCTCTTGACGAATCAAACCGACACGCGGCCCAACGGTTCCTCACTGAAATGCTTCCCCAGCTCGACGAGGAACTGACTGGACTTCGGAATCAAGGTCTACTCTCAACGCACGAGCTCAAAGTCGGTGTCCCCGAACGCGACGACTGGGAGGACGCAACCAACCGCGCCCAACAAGCAATTGACGATGACCCGCGTGAGATGATCAAAGGGCTCAACTACGATATCGAACATCTCACCGATCAGAGCTCTGTCCTGAAGGACACAAGCGATGGCCACGAGCGAGCTGTGGCGATGTTTCTCCAAGAAGACGAGTCGTTTGACCACACGCAAGAACGGTTTGTAGGTCAGTCACCAGTGGCCTACGCGCTCAACGAAGCCGACAAACGAAATCTCGAATACGTCATCGGAAGTAGTGGTGATACGCTACGACTGTACACAACGAATCCCGATGCAGGGTTTGGCTCACGCGGTCGAACAGATACCTACGTTGAGGTTAACACAAGTCTCCTTGCAGACGAAAAGGCGGCGTATCTCTGGCTGCTATTCTCCGCCAACGCGCTCCGAGAAGACGGGACGCTCCATGACATTATGGAGCGATCGAAAGACTACGCAGCGGCTCTTGGAGAACGACTCCGTGAACGGATTTACGACGATGTTGTGCCAGATCTGGCGGAAGCGATCGCCCGTGCACGTGATATCGACGATCCGACGAAGGAACAGTTGGACGAGACCTATGAGATGACGTTGGTGCTCCTCTACCGGTTGCTGTTCATCGCTTACGCTGAAGACGAAGAGTTCCTCCCGCGACGGCGTAACGAGCGGTACGACCGGAATTCTCTCAAACAGAAGGCGCACGACCTCCACGACTTCATTGAGGACGACGGTGACTTCGACGCCGGATTCTACGACCACTGGGACGACGTGATGCATCTTTCGCGGGCCGTCCACCGCGGACACGACGAGTTAGGACTTCCCGCTTACGAGGGGACCTTACTCTCTGAAGATCCGGATATCTCTCAAGCCGGTGCGAAGCTGGCGGATATTCGACTTGATAATGCCGATTTCGGACCTGTATTGGCGAACCTCCTGATCGACGAAACAGGGGACGGCTATCAGGGGCCTGTCGACTTCAGGAATATCGGTGTCCGAGATTTCGGGGTCGTATACGAGGGTCTGCTGGAGTCTGAGTTGTCGCTGGCCGAACAGCCGCTTACAATTGACAACGAAGGACACTATGTCCCAGTCGATATAGATGGTCAACAGACACTCGGTGATGATCACGAGGACATAGTTGTTGAAGAAGGAGAGGTCTATCTTCATGGTCAGTCCGGAGAGCGAAAAGCGACGGGGACGTACTATACGAAATCTCGGTTCGTTGAGCATCTTCTTGATCACTCACTGGAACCCGCACTGGATGACCATCTCGAACGTATCGACTGGCTCCGTGAGGAAGAGGGCGAACACGCCGCTGCGGATGCGTTCTTCGACCTTCGGGTGTCGGATATTGCGATGGGATCTGGTCACTTCCTTGTCGGGGCTGTCGACCGCATCGAATCTCGACTCTATGCGTATCTGACCGAGAAACCGCTGTCGCCCGTCGAGGACGAACTCGACAACCTCGAAGACGCGGCATTAGATGCCTTCGAAGACGAAGAGTACGCACCACCGGTCGAACGTGGACAGCTCCTGCGTCGTCAAGTTGCCCGTCGCTGTATCTACGGAGTTGACATAAACCCACTTTCGACCGAACTTGCACGGCTATCGATTTGGGTACATACGTTTGTTCCCGGTCTCCCGTTAACGTTCCTTGATTACAATCTCGTGACTGGCGACTCGCTGGCTGGAATCGGAACGCTCGACGAAGTGACGGATATACTTGATATCGAGCAGTCATCATTAGGGATGTTTGCTGGCGGTCAGAGCATAATGAACGATATTCGAGATGATATTGAACAGTTGGGGAGCTTCGCCGATGCCAGTGCTGAACAGGTACAAGAAGCACGCAAAACTCGTGTAGAAATAGAAAAGAACCTTGGCCAAGTTCGAGCGAGATTTGATATCTTAGCTGCGTCCCGTATAGATGACGAGATAAATACCGACCCAGTGTCTGACACTGGCATCGACGTGAGAGATCACGAGAGCTATGAACGAGCAAAGGACGTTCTGGAGTCTACGAATCCTCTCCATTTCCCCGCATCATTTCCAGAAGTCTTCGATGGTGATGACAGCGGATTCGATGTGATCGTTGGAAATCCGCCTTGGGAACAAGCAAAGATCGAACGTGACGAGTTTTGGCGAAGACACTACCCAGGTCTGAGTGGACTGGACAAAAACGAACGTGAAGAGAAGATAACAGAGCTTGAGACTAAAAGACCAGATCTGGCGCTACAACTGGAGGAAGAACGACGAGCACAACGGCAACGAAGCCAGATTTTAACCAACGGTCCGTATCCTGATATGGGTCGTGGGGATCCAGATCTATATCAGGGCTTCAGTTGGCGCTTTTGGAGACTTATCAGTGATTCTGGTTACCTTGGTGTTGTTCTCCCCCGAGCCGCGTTTATCAGCCCTGGTGCGGAGACATTGAGATATGAGATTCTTGAAAAAGGGAATGTCACAGACCTGACTTTCTTGAAAAACGAACGTGAGTGGGTTTTTGACAACGTTGAACCACGATATACGGTAGCTCTGTTTACTCTTCAAAAAGAACAGATTACTGATGGTGAAGTTCCGATACGTGGTCCCTATACCGACCCAGAAAGCTATAATGAAGGGTTGAAAGAAGGTCCAACCTGGTTCCCCAGAGAGGAAGCAAAGGCTTGGGCCGGGAGCGCCAAGTTCCCTCTGTTACCTCCAGCAAAGTACTCTGGACCAGCATTTAAACAGCTCACTACTGCACCAGGGTTATCTTCGGAACAAGAATCCTGGCGAGGAGTTCCCTATCGAGAAGATATTGCACATAAGAAACCATCTGGAGAGGATGTAGAAACAGACCCAGAAGAGGTTCCCGACAGCTTCTGGCCTGTATTTAAGGGAGCTTCGATTAACCCCCCGAATCAGGAACTTTGGGTGAATGATACAGGTAAACGCTACGCGTGGGTAGATTCCGAAGCGGGAAAGAGCCACCTGCAACAGAAACGCGAGAATGCATATCCCTACTCTAACTCTCCGATGTCAGAAATGCCAGAGAAATGGGTAATGGATAAAAGCACACTCCCATGCCTTTTCCCACGAGTAGCGGTACGAAAAGTTGCCAGGAACGACGATCAACGGACTTTACGTCCAGCTTTGATTCCACCACAAGTTTTCTTGAATAACACTCTCATATACTTCCTCTGGCCAGAAGGAGAACCAGAAGATGAAGCATACCTTCTGGGTGTACTAAACACAATCTTAGCAGACTGGTATGCTCGGCGTTTCGTTGAGACTCATCTTACTTTTCAGGTTATCAAGACTTTCCCGATTCCTCGACCTGGGCGTGATGATCCACTTCGGGAACGTGTCGTTGAACTCTCTGGTCGTCTCGCGGCTGTCGATGAACGTTATGCGGACTGGGCGGATGAGAACGATGTGGAAGTTGGTTCGCTTGACGAGGAGGTACAACAGGACAAGATCTATGAACTTGATGCCGTTGTTGCTCATCTCTACGGCCTCTCCCGCGAACACGTCGAGGTCATCTTCGAGACGTTCCACGTTGGCTGGGATCATCAAGAACGTTTAGATCGGGTCCTTGATTACTACGTGAGCTGGGCCGACAAGCTTGATCTTGACCACGCGAATCGTGAAGAAGATAGACAGGGGGGGACACGCAACGATGACTGA
- a CDS encoding ISH3-like element ISHla8 family transposase, which translates to MFTIPDPDEYLSASDVKDVAEEVITPLPLPGVEGSPLDPGDIWLVVILACTNQNSIWDTCNDTEGTPCDDTVLRWLHTLNRQWLEVVANLLLARLAMTIFDPDRSRTVSIDFIDNPYHGEHHAEKGELCSMAPKDGTTTCHRYCTAYVVSNGKPVTLAMTYVRSDEDEADAVERVLARVENYPFEIDLLLADSGFYNERVIRRARDIAPTVVHVPKKGERMKDKLETHKSYMTTYRMYKDSERELRFPLAVAVSYQNGDRGKHGEVVRGYVACGVTDRSAKQVEHRYRKRSGIETTYRLLRQARGITTTRDPVVRFAIMLVAALLENLWLVLRWAVVARPRRGGRDLPEEFTFKTFCDWIRHELEEELRRRWKIKANGVGVPASQATAAG; encoded by the coding sequence GTGTTCACCATACCTGATCCAGACGAGTACCTTTCGGCGTCGGATGTCAAAGACGTAGCGGAAGAGGTCATTACGCCACTCCCGTTGCCGGGTGTCGAGGGGAGCCCCCTCGACCCCGGCGACATCTGGCTCGTCGTCATCCTAGCCTGCACTAACCAGAACTCGATTTGGGACACCTGCAACGATACCGAGGGAACGCCGTGTGACGACACTGTCTTGAGGTGGCTCCACACACTCAACCGTCAGTGGCTTGAGGTCGTTGCCAACCTTCTGCTCGCACGGCTCGCCATGACGATTTTCGACCCTGACCGGTCGAGAACCGTCTCCATCGACTTCATCGACAATCCCTACCACGGCGAGCACCATGCTGAGAAAGGCGAACTCTGTTCGATGGCTCCTAAGGACGGGACTACGACCTGCCACCGCTACTGCACGGCGTACGTCGTCTCGAACGGGAAGCCGGTGACGCTGGCGATGACTTACGTCCGCAGTGACGAAGATGAGGCTGACGCGGTCGAGCGCGTGCTCGCCCGCGTCGAAAACTATCCCTTCGAGATCGATCTCTTGCTTGCCGACAGCGGATTCTACAACGAGCGCGTCATCCGCCGCGCTCGTGATATCGCCCCAACGGTCGTTCACGTGCCCAAGAAGGGCGAGCGCATGAAGGACAAACTCGAAACTCACAAGTCGTACATGACGACCTATCGCATGTACAAGGACAGCGAGCGGGAACTGCGCTTCCCGCTCGCGGTCGCTGTCTCCTACCAGAACGGAGATCGAGGCAAGCACGGCGAGGTCGTTCGTGGCTACGTGGCGTGTGGCGTTACTGATCGCTCAGCGAAGCAGGTCGAACACCGCTACAGGAAGCGTTCAGGCATCGAAACGACCTATCGCTTACTTCGGCAAGCACGCGGGATCACGACGACGCGTGATCCCGTCGTGCGGTTTGCCATCATGTTGGTCGCGGCATTGCTGGAGAACCTGTGGCTGGTGCTACGGTGGGCGGTCGTCGCCCGCCCACGGCGGGGCGGGCGCGACCTGCCCGAGGAGTTCACGTTCAAGACGTTCTGTGACTGGATTCGTCATGAGCTGGAAGAGGAGTTACGCCGCCGGTGGAAGATCAAAGCGAACGGGGTTGGAGTGCCAGCATCACAGGCAACGGCCGCGGGCTGA
- a CDS encoding transposase, with protein MGAAETDRQIIQKVTILWRSGSTLSTRSGSNDVEPGEEPVTYTSNGAKKEKYLKDEYPDPISGLKRSNERGFQFATISIIAEDTPIVLGVEPVRDKRRWEDADEIETTSRGDIVERLLEQAAQHVDIHKAFLDRGFDSLQVRDVLDRRNIQYVVGLTKGSNVDEDNIEEVKTNEVYDGRVCWGNATYDGRTHDMSFVYDPSDRSDDDYIIWTMNGHVDIGRARALIAQYDQRMEIESQYATIKQHFLPKTSTMEYGKRFLYFLIGVVMYNVWRMANFILRDAVSVHLGEHPPITAGEIIELVAFCLFDPGG; from the coding sequence GTGGGAGCAGCCGAGACTGACCGTCAAATTATACAGAAAGTGACTATTTTGTGGCGTTCAGGCAGCACCCTCTCGACTCGTTCGGGAAGTAACGATGTTGAGCCTGGTGAAGAACCAGTCACGTACACGAGTAACGGGGCGAAGAAAGAGAAGTACCTGAAAGACGAGTACCCGGATCCGATAAGCGGGTTGAAGCGGAGTAACGAGCGGGGGTTCCAATTCGCCACCATCTCGATTATTGCTGAAGACACACCAATCGTGCTCGGGGTTGAGCCTGTTCGTGATAAGCGTCGATGGGAAGACGCAGACGAAATCGAGACCACATCCCGTGGTGACATCGTTGAACGCCTGTTAGAACAGGCTGCGCAACACGTCGATATTCATAAGGCGTTCCTCGACCGTGGTTTCGATAGCCTGCAGGTTCGAGACGTTCTCGACCGGCGTAACATCCAGTACGTGGTCGGGCTGACGAAAGGCAGCAACGTAGATGAAGACAATATTGAAGAGGTGAAAACGAACGAGGTCTACGACGGACGTGTATGTTGGGGGAACGCGACATACGATGGCCGGACACACGATATGAGCTTCGTGTACGACCCGTCAGATCGGTCGGATGATGACTACATCATCTGGACGATGAACGGACACGTAGATATCGGCCGGGCACGAGCGTTGATCGCACAGTACGATCAGCGAATGGAGATTGAGTCGCAGTACGCCACGATCAAACAGCACTTCCTCCCGAAGACCAGCACGATGGAGTATGGAAAGCGGTTCTTGTATTTTCTAATCGGCGTTGTGATGTACAACGTCTGGCGGATGGCGAACTTCATCCTGCGTGATGCGGTGTCGGTACATCTCGGTGAGCACCCGCCAATCACTGCAGGTGAAATCATCGAGTTGGTCGCGTTCTGCTTGTTCGATCCTGGCGGGTGA
- the arsD gene encoding arsenite efflux transporter metallochaperone ArsD encodes MMELTLYEEAMCCSTGVCGPDPDDELVEVSAALDQLEAEFDVEVSRANMQHDIDQFLETQQIADLVDERGTSVLPIIVLDDEVIATSEYLSYDEFAAELRETQNEPQEA; translated from the coding sequence ATGATGGAACTCACACTGTACGAGGAGGCGATGTGCTGCTCGACGGGCGTCTGTGGTCCCGACCCGGATGACGAACTCGTCGAGGTCAGCGCCGCGCTCGACCAACTCGAGGCCGAATTCGACGTCGAGGTATCGAGAGCGAACATGCAACACGACATCGACCAGTTCCTCGAAACTCAGCAGATCGCGGATCTGGTCGACGAACGCGGCACGTCGGTGCTCCCGATAATCGTCCTCGACGACGAGGTAATCGCCACGTCGGAGTATCTCTCCTACGACGAGTTCGCGGCCGAGCTTCGCGAGACACAGAACGAACCACAGGAGGCCTGA
- a CDS encoding ArsR/SmtB family transcription factor, whose amino-acid sequence MAQATERLQRYLDDELGECRSEDVDRRLDELSTLEAGLGTAQAEAELDVLSALSSETRYTLVRVLVAAEEELCVCELNAVVDVTESGLSHALSALVNAGLVEGRKDGRWKKYRATNRATALITVLEGSVSTDE is encoded by the coding sequence ATGGCACAAGCAACTGAACGGTTACAGCGGTATCTCGACGACGAGCTCGGCGAGTGCCGCAGCGAGGACGTCGACCGTCGGCTCGACGAGCTCTCCACGCTCGAGGCCGGCCTCGGGACGGCACAGGCCGAGGCCGAACTCGACGTGCTGTCGGCGCTCTCCAGCGAGACGCGGTACACGCTCGTACGCGTGCTCGTCGCCGCCGAAGAAGAGCTCTGCGTGTGTGAACTGAACGCGGTCGTCGATGTGACTGAGAGCGGGCTCAGCCACGCGCTCTCGGCGCTCGTCAACGCCGGCCTCGTCGAGGGCCGGAAGGACGGTCGCTGGAAGAAGTACCGAGCGACTAACCGCGCGACGGCACTCATCACCGTCCTCGAAGGGAGTGTGAGCACCGATGAGTGA